The Diospyros lotus cultivar Yz01 chromosome 15, ASM1463336v1, whole genome shotgun sequence genome has a window encoding:
- the LOC127792554 gene encoding uncharacterized protein LOC127792554 has protein sequence MNKNKRVAALKNDDRLEVTFYKNRAVGPNHEAFSRHLGRIVRDFNICSVRVHSWKEIGEQEKSHMWAAIKEKFKNDNMEDHRKDALCHMRSLWNNWRSLLNRKYIKPYNSVQDILKKKPIEIQDQEDWEWLVKNHFQASSFKEKSERNSKNRKQPRMPHRTGSKPMREIAYQMVL, from the exons ATGAACAAGAACAAAAGAGTTGCAGCTCTGAAAAATGATGACCGACTAGAAGTAACTTTCTACAAAAATCGAGCTGTTGGACCTAATCATGAGGCTTTTTCAAGACACTTGGGACGGATTGTTCgtgattttaatatttgttctGTTAGAGTTCATAGTTGGAAGGAAATTGGAGAACAAGAGAAGAGCCACATGTGGGCTGCaattaag GAGaagtttaaaaatgataatatggaGGATCACCGTAAAGATGCACTTTGTCACATGCGTTCCTTGTGGAATAATTGGAGGTCCTTATTGAATAGAAAATATATCAAACCGTACAATAGTGTACAAGACATTCTAAAGAAAAAACCCATTGAGATTCAAGATCAAGAAGATTGGGAatggcttgtcaaaaatcattttcaagctTCATCCTTCAAG gaaaaaagtgaaagaaattcaaaaaatagaaagcaGCCACGCATGCCCCATAGGACCGGAAGCAAACCAATGCGAGAGATTGCATACCAAATGGTACTATAA